A window from Bradysia coprophila strain Holo2 chromosome X unlocalized genomic scaffold, BU_Bcop_v1 contig_20, whole genome shotgun sequence encodes these proteins:
- the LOC119068854 gene encoding protein piwi-like: MRRGQPDVNWNYEGRIQGRGRGSYYYPPTYSAQSPGYEASSREDEGGSRSTRGNGKTHYVSGRSYGYGYERDRERREMYDRSRERHENSNTERDANFYSRRSSSRSTYMNYETRFPSGRNGGNVTTSRREARYQPIDSNHSHRRDGNRNRRREARDMSINRNETNRNGNDVPSSSSSNGRTSQKQVLVQPMEWNALREGISDNNEACEKQLAGQSTNQRESENRALIKRTGLAPGNHTINRILQTNPDATASKQGTSGVPVSLVSNYFRVAKRSTLELYLYRVDFTPAIKNKVFQGGLLHGQMKNYGLYFFDGTMMYMMAKLEKDVTEYDVKGNKDDQHYAIKIKLVGLVPPDTYQYLHVWALLLRKCERALGLQLVGRNYYDPDPSLKRNIYGFNLELWPGFVTAIHQHEKDILLCVDVSTKVMRTDTVYDIMRKFKNDRELIQEKVLGMTVLTTYTNKTYRITDIDFNQTPSNEFDLNTGEKTSFIKYFATKYNQIIKDPHQPLLIVRSSQRQKRAGQSDIFALVPELCIATGFDDSMRTNHVLMKTVAKFTRLNPTERILRSQALIHRLRNNEKCQEIFKECEFQLDTNPTKITGRRLIDESVIFGGQQQFVTTKWSNQFHSSEMYGSEHLHNWILIYPQAASNQTLKFVSTLQQVARGMNYIIKDPYKLMLPGHDTTNYTGILDEAKNRNPQLIVVVLTTPDEGIYGCIKKYCIENAIQSQVLLSDTIKGKKNARGPSIMSVATKVVIQINCKLGGLPWMVNIPLTGLMTFGFDVFHNIKDKRKKSCGAIVATWDMMDIRTKRISQKYYSAVSAHISGNQLSTDLALQVCQAVREYFVLHKSLPKHILFYRDGVGEGQITYVKEVEIKNILDGLSNYYGDTRVPLTFILVTKRINTRFFVHNGEEYQNPQPGTVVDDVITKPEKHEFLLVSSQLGQGTVSPTNYNILLNNMGLSSNGLQRLTYKLTYLYYNWCGTLPVPAVCQYAHKLAFLVGNYGLTPPSNDLQKKLYFL, encoded by the exons ATGAGGCGAGGACAACCAGACGTAAACTGGAACTATGAAGGTCGCATACAAGGAAGAGGGCGTGGGTCATATTACTACCCACCAACGTATTCAGCg CAATCGCCAGGATATGAAGCGTCATCACGTGAAGATGAAGGTGGTAGCAGATCTACAAGGGGAAATGGTAAAACTCATTATGTGAGTGGACGAAGTTATGGCTATGGATACGAGCGGGACAGAGAAAGGCGGGAAATGTATGATCGATCAAGGGAGCGACATGAAAACAGCAATACAGAAAGAGACGCAAATTTCTATTCAAGAAGAAGTAGTAGCAGATCCACCTATATGAATTACGAAACTAGATTTCCGAGTGGACGCAATGGTGGTAATGTCACAACATCTCGACGAGAAGCACGCTATCAGCCGATCGATTCGAATCATAGTCATCGTAGAGACGGGAACAGAAATAGACGTAGAGAAGCTCGTGATATGTCTATCAATCGCAATGAAACCAACCGTAACGGAAATGATGtaccttcttcttcttcttcaaatgGTAGGACATCCCAAAAACAAGTACTTGTCCAGCCGATGGAGTGGAATGCACTTCGTGAAGGAATTAGTGACAACAACGAAGCATGTGAAAAACAACTTGCAGGACAATCTACGAATCAACGCGAATCGGAGAATAGGGCTT TGATTAAACGTACCGGATTAGCTCCAGGTAATCATACCATCAATCGAATATTACAAACGAATCCAGATGCCACTGCATCCAAACAGGGAACGAGTGGTGTCCCAGTGAGCCTAGTATCCAATTATTTTCGGGTCGCGAAAAGATCAACTTTGGAACTTTATTTATATCGCGTTGACTTTACACCTGCAATCAAAAataaggtgttccaaggtgGTCTGCTTCATGGACAGATGAAAAATTACGGCCTTTATTTCTTTGACGGCACCATGATGTACATGATGGCCAAATTGGAAAAAGATGTAACTGAATACGATGTGAAAGGAAATAAAGACGACCAGCATTATgccattaaaattaaactgGTGGGTTTGGTGCCACCAGACACATACCAATACTTGCATGTTTGGGCATTATTACTACGAAAATGTGAGAGAGCTTTAGGCTTGCAGTTGGTGGGTCGAAACTACTATGATCCAGACCCTTCACTAAAA CGTAACATATACGGCTTCAATCTTGAATTGTGGCCTGGATTCGTCACAGCCATACATCAACACGAAAAGGATATACTGTTATGCGTCGATGTATCCACCAAAGTTATGAGAACCGATACTGTCTACGACataatgagaaaatttaagaacGATAGAGAATTGATTCAGGAAAAAGTATTGGGCATGACTGTACTAACCACGTACACTAACAAGACGTATAGGATTACTGATATAGACTTCAATCAGACTCCCTCGAACGAATTCGATTTGAATACGGGCGAGAAGACCTCATTTATTAAGTACTTCGCAACTAAATacaatcaaattataaaaGATCCACATCAGCCCTTGTTAATCGTAAGGTCGTCTCAACGTCAGAAACGGGCTGGACAATCTGATATTTTTGCATTAGTTCCGGAACTGTGTATAGCGACTGGCTTTGACGACAGCATGCGGACTAATCATGT CCTGATGAAAACTGTTGCCAAGTTTACCAGATTGAATCCCACAGAACGTATACTAAGATCGCAAGCGCTCATTCACCGTCTACGAAATAACGAGAAATGTCAAGAAATATTTAAGGAATGCGAATTTCAGCTAGACACGAATCCCACTAAAATTACTGGCCGCCGATTAATAGACGAGTCGGTCATCTTTGGTGGACAACAACA attCGTTACCACGAAGTGGTCCAACCAATTCCATAGCAGTGAAATGTACGGATCGGAACATTTACACAATTGGATATTGATATATCCACAGGCCGCTAGTAATCAGACACTAAAATTCGTTTCTACGTTACAGCAGGTTGCTAGAGGAATGAACTACATCATAAAAGATCCATACAA GCTGATGTTACCGGGTCATGATACTACTAATTACACAGGGATATTGGACGAAGCGAAAAATAGAAATCCACAGTTAATTGTAGTTGTTCTTACAACTCCAGACGAAGGTATATACGGATGCATTAAGAAGTATTGCATTGAAAATGCTATTCAATCGCAAGTATTGCTCAGTGACACTATCAAAGGGAAAAAGAATGCAAGGGGTCCTTCAATTATGTCTGTTGCAACGAAAGTTGTCATTCAAATCAACTGCAAACTTGGTGGCTTACCTTGGATGGTGAACATCCCACTCACGGGATTGATGACATTTGGTTTCGACGTTTTCCATAACATTAAAGACAAACGTAAGAAATCGTGCGGAGCAATCGTGGCAACATGGGACATGATGGACATAAGGACGAAGAGgatatcacaaaaatattactCGGCCGTCAGTGCCCATATCAGTGGCAATCAGCTGAGCACCGACCTTGCTCTGCAAGTTTGTCAAGCAGTCAGGGAATACTTTGTGCTGCACAAATCCCTACCGAAACATATCTTATTTTACCGTGACGGCGTCGGCGAGGGACAAATCACATACGTCAAAGAGGTAGAAATTAAAAACATCCTCGATGGACTTAGCAACTATTATGGCGATACGAGAGTCCCTTTGACGTTCATCCTCGTGACAAAGCGAATAAACACACGGTTTTTCGTGCACAATGGAGAAGAGTATCAAAACCCTCAACCTGGCACTGTTGTCGATGATGTGATTACAAAGCCCGAGAA ACACGAGTTTCTTTTAGTTTCATCACAGTTGGGCCAAGGAACGGTCAGTCCTACTAATTACAATATACTTCTCAACAATATGGGTCTATCGTCGAATGGGTTACAGAGACTAACTTACAAATTAACGTATTTATACTACAATTGGTGTGGTACATTACCTGTGCCCGCTGTTTGCCAATACGCTCACAAGCTGGCGTTTTTGGTTGGTAACTACGGTTTAACACCACCATCTAATGACCTCCAAAAGAAATTGTACTTTCTCTAA